The genomic segment TCGTCCAGCGTCTCGGCCCGGATCACGCCGGTTTGGCGAAAGAGCGCGTCCACGGCGACGTCGCTCGCGGCGAGAGCGGCGGTGTGGGAGCCGGCGGCGCGCGTGCCGGCAGCCGTCCGACCCGCCTTGATCGCGATGACCGGCTTCGACCGGCTGACGCGCCGCGCGATGCGCGCGAAGCGCCGCGGGTTGCCGAACGATTCGAGGAGCAAGCTTGGCCAAAATCCCGATGGTCGCCGCGCTCGCCAGGAAGGCGATAAAGACGGCGAAGATAAATCGCTTCACCGCCACGTGAAGTCCTCCGAGTGGATGCGCGATGCGGAAACTCCGCCTTGACGCAGCTCGCGGCGCGCCGCTGCGGTGAACGGCGGCGGGCCGCAGAGGTAAACCTCGCGCGCGGAGAAATCGGGGCAACGGGCGGCGATGAAGGCCGAGCCGAGCGGCCCTTCGCGATAGAAAAAATGATTCCAGATTTTGAAGCCCGAAATTTTCGACGCGATCTCCTCCAGCTCGGACAAGAAGTGCGCCCGCGTCTCGTCCTGGACGCAATAAATCAGATCGACATCGACGATCTCGCCGGCGCTGAGAGCGCGGGCGCGGCTGAGAAACGGCGCCAAGCCGATTCCGCCGGCGATCCATAACTCGCGCGGGTTCGTTCGTCTCGCGGAGAAAAAATCGCCGTACGGCCCCTCGACGAGAGCCCGGCTGCCGGCGGCGACGGTTTGCAGCGCGCGCGTAGCGTCGCCCGCGTCTTTGATCGCGATGCGGAGCGCGCGCTCGCCCGGCGCCGAGGACAAGGTATACGGGTGCTCCTCGCCGCGCCCGGAGGCGAGGCCGGGATCGAGCGGCGTCAGATAAACAAACTGCCCGGCGCGATAGCGGAGCAACTCGCCTTCGGATGCGAGCGTCAGCTCGACGACGCCGCGCGAAACCGGCCGGACATCGGCGACCGTGTAAGGACGGCGGGCGAGACGCGGCGCGAGAAGTTTCCGATAGACGAATGCGGCGAGCGCTAGACCGCCGTAGCCGAGCCAGACCGCTTGACCCCAACTTCCCCGGCTCAAGGGCAGAGCATGCGTTACGCCCAGGACGAGCGCGAGACCGGAGAACGCGTGCAGAGCTTTCCAGCGTTGATACTCGGGCTGGCCGAAGAACCAGAACGTCGGCGCCAAAAAAACCGCCATGGCGGCGAACGCGAGCCAGCCGGCCCACACGTCCCACGCGGCGGCTTCGGGAAACAAAACCGCGCCGGCGGCGTGGACGGACGCGCGCGCCGCCGCGAACGCCAGGAGCAACGGGTGCGCCATCACGAGAACGAACGAAGCGGCGCCAAGAACGTGGTGGATCTTCCAAAGTTGCGTGAGGCCGCCGAACCAAACGTCGAAGCCGGGAATGCGCACGCTGATGAGCCCGGCGAGAAGAAAAAACGACAGCCCGAGAATACCGGCGGCGCGGCCGAGAAACGTGAGCGCGTCGGGAATATTTTCCGGCTTGTCCAAAAGAAGCGCGAGCGGCAAAAAACCGGCGAGGGCCAAAATAAGATGGCCGGGTTTCAAATTCGAAATCATTCGATGTCCGCGATCTTGCGCACCCCGTCGCCCCAGTCTTCGACCTTGAAGTCGGCGAAGGGCAGCACGATGCGGTCCCTCTCCTCGATCGAGATCATTTTCCCGCGGTGCTCCAGCAGGAACGAGATCTTGAGAATCAGATTATCGCCCTCGACGCCCAGCAGCGAGACCTTTTCCTCGAAAAACGAATATTCCTTTTTGCCGAGGACTTCCTTGACCCGCTGACGGTCGAGCACCTCTTTCTCCGCTAAAAAGCCCGGCATGACGTTCTCCTTTCCGGTTTCATCGATTCTTTTGCGGCTCAAGCTTTTTCGCGCTGCGCTCTCTGCGCGACCAGCTCGCGGGTGAAATCCATCTGGATCCGCTGGATCTCCAAAAGTTTCTGCCACTGGTGCTTGAGCAGCACGTCCAACTTTTCATTCAGGTGGCGGATCTCCAGCTCGGCTTTGAGGTCCACCTGGTAATCTTTCTCCGACCGGAGCCGGTCTCTCGCCTCCAGCCGCTTTTGGCTCATCATGATGACCGGCGCCTGAACGGCCGCCAGGCACGAGAGAATCAGATTGAGCAGTATAAACGGGTAGGGGTCGAAAGGCTGGAGGAGAAGGGCTCGGCTGTTGAAGGCGATCCAGACCGACAAAGCCAGGAAAAAAATGCCGATGAAAGTCCAGCTTCCGCCGAAAGAGGCGACCTGGTCGGCCGTGCGTTGACCGAACGTCACGCCCCTTTCGAAGGCGAGATTGATATTCTCCGTCAACGTCTGCTGCTCCTTCAGGCTGGCGATGACCTCCCGTTCGAGCTGCGTCAGCTCGCCCACTTCTTCCTCAAGCGCATCCTCGATGTATTCCGAGCGCAAACGATCGAGACAATCGACGCAGATCATGCGGCCGGATGTCCAGGCCGGGTCCCGCTTCTTGATGGTCTCGATGAGCGCGGGC from the Candidatus Binatia bacterium genome contains:
- a CDS encoding ferric reductase-like transmembrane domain-containing protein — protein: MISNLKPGHLILALAGFLPLALLLDKPENIPDALTFLGRAAGILGLSFFLLAGLISVRIPGFDVWFGGLTQLWKIHHVLGAASFVLVMAHPLLLAFAAARASVHAAGAVLFPEAAAWDVWAGWLAFAAMAVFLAPTFWFFGQPEYQRWKALHAFSGLALVLGVTHALPLSRGSWGQAVWLGYGGLALAAFVYRKLLAPRLARRPYTVADVRPVSRGVVELTLASEGELLRYRAGQFVYLTPLDPGLASGRGEEHPYTLSSAPGERALRIAIKDAGDATRALQTVAAGSRALVEGPYGDFFSARRTNPRELWIAGGIGLAPFLSRARALSAGEIVDVDLIYCVQDETRAHFLSELEEIASKISGFKIWNHFFYREGPLGSAFIAARCPDFSAREVYLCGPPPFTAAARRELRQGGVSASRIHSEDFTWR
- a CDS encoding DUF1003 domain-containing protein yields the protein MPRDVEASCFHCKKALPFELLIPGEVIRPALIETIKKRDPAWTSGRMICVDCLDRLRSEYIEDALEEEVGELTQLEREVIASLKEQQTLTENINLAFERGVTFGQRTADQVASFGGSWTFIGIFFLALSVWIAFNSRALLLQPFDPYPFILLNLILSCLAAVQAPVIMMSQKRLEARDRLRSEKDYQVDLKAELEIRHLNEKLDVLLKHQWQKLLEIQRIQMDFTRELVAQRAQREKA